AATTCACCGGCCAGCTCAATCAGATACTGACGTATGTGGAGCAGCTCAATACCGTGGATACGACGGATGTGGAGCCCACCTACCATCCGATCACCTACCCGGATGTATTTCGTGAAGATCAGGTAGCCGAGAGCCTCCCGGTGGATAAGGTTCTCGCTAACGCACCGGATAAAACCTGGCAGTATATCGCGGTGCCGAAAGTTGTCGGCTAAAAACCAAAAGAGACACGGAAGCGTGTCTCTTTTTTTATAATTACCTTTCATCA
This genomic interval from bacterium contains the following:
- the gatC gene encoding Asp-tRNA(Asn)/Glu-tRNA(Gln) amidotransferase subunit GatC; its protein translation is MPVTRTDVEKIASLAHLEFSDADLEKFTGQLNQILTYVEQLNTVDTTDVEPTYHPITYPDVFREDQVAESLPVDKVLANAPDKTWQYIAVPKVVG